The DNA segment TGGATAAGGTGAAAATCTTCTACTAATAAAAGCACTTAAGACGATAAGAAGCGTGATAATTGTGATAACAACTTGAAATAAATACATCGCCTCTATTCTTAAATAATCCTTTTATTATTATTTAATAAATATAGCAATAGGCTTAAAAAATAGACAATATTTACGAGAAATTAGTCAGCAAAGGCAAAGCGTTTAATAAAGATTGTTGATAATTAACCACATTTTGAGTAGCCACAACTTAAACAGGTTAGGCAACCATCCATCATAATCATGGCCTTAGTTGAGCACTTAGTGCATAGTTGCGATTCAGGTGGGAATCCACTTTGGCTATCATTTGTGGCATGTTTTTGTGCAACTTCTTCTTTTTTATTGGCAATAAATAATCGCTGTTCATCACTTAATTCATCATCAGGTAGAATGCCAATTTTTTTCAAATGGCGTTCGATTACATCGGCAATTTCAGCAACAAGTGATGGTACATATTTACCACCACGCTTAAAATAGCCACCATTGGGATCAAAAACACTGCGTAACTCTTCAACTAAAAAAGTGATATCACCACCTTTTCGAAAGACTGCTGAAATAATCAATGTTAATGCAATCGTCCATTGAAAATGCTCCATATTTTTAGAGCTTAAAAATATCTCAAATGGGCGACGAGACTCATGATCTGTGCCTTTATTTAGAATAATATCATTGATAGTAACATATAAAGCATGCTCAGCATGTGGTGGTTTGATTTTATAAGTTTCACCAGCTAATGCTTCAGGACGTTTAACACGCTCACTCATATGCTCAAGATTTTTATCCTTTTTTGATTGTTTTTTTGCTTCTGCTTTATTATCATCTTCTTTTAGAATGCTAAAGCTTGTTATTTTTTTCTTAATTGGTACGCTCATGTAAATTTCTCCTAGAATTTTCCGTAATAACCTTCTTTTAGTGCGTCATATAAATTAGCTGCGGTATGGGTTTCACCATCATATTCAATATGCTCATTGCCTTTAACTTCAACGATTGATCCATCTTCTAGTGTAAAGCGGTAAGTTGTATTTTCAAGGTCAGCTTCTTTGACTAATACACCTTGGAAGACTTCAGGGTTAAAGCGGAAGGTTGTACAGCCTTTCAGTCCTTTTTTATAAGCATAAAGATAAATATCTTTAAACTCTTCATAAGAAAAATCAGTTGGCACATTGGCTGTTTTTGAAATACTTGAATCAATCCACTTTTGCGCAGCAGCTTGAATATCAACATGTGCTTTAGGGCTTACATCATCTGATGAGATAAAGTAATCAGGTAGTTTTGCATGACCATCTGTGCTATGTGGCATTGCTTCTGGATTAATTAATGAACGGTAAGCCAATAACTCATAAGAGTAAACATCGACTTTTTCTTTGCTCTTTTTACCTTCTCGAATGACATTACGTGAGTAATGGTGAGCAAAGCTTGGTTCAATTCCATTACTGGCATTATTAGCTAATGATAAAGAAATGGTACCTGTTGGTGCAATTGATGTATGATGGCTAAAACGTGCACCATGCTCACAAATTGCTTTGATCACATTAGGATCTTCTTTGCCGACTCGTTGCATATAACGGCTATATTTAGCATGCAGTACACGTCCCTTTAATACATCACCAGCTTTAACGCCATCCCTGAGCATTTCTGGACGTAGGCGTAGCATTTCTTCAGTGATGGTAAAATCGTCATCCATCACAGGCGCCATGCCTTTTTCTTTTGCAAGGGTGACAGCCTCTTGCCAACCAACAATGGCCATACGTTTTGCAACGTCAGTAGTAAATGCTAATGAATCTTTCTGGCCATACTGCATTTGTAACATCGTTACAGTTGAGCCTAGGCCAAGAAAACCCATGCCATGGCGGCGTTTATAGGTGATTTCATGGCGTTGTTTATCTAAAGGTAGGCCATTGATTTCAACAACATTATCAAGCATGCGAGTAAAGATTCGCACAACTTTCTCATAAGTTTCCCAGTCAAATTTCGCTTGATCTGTAAATGGGTTTAGCACAAAGCGTGTTAGATTAATAGAACCTAAAAGACACGAGCCGTAGGGTGGTAGTGGTTGTTCACCACATGGATTGGTGGTGCGAATTTTTTCACAAAACCAGTTGTTATTTTCTTCATTGACCTTATCAATAAGAATAAAGCCAGGTTCTGCATAGTCATAGGTGGATGACATAATCATATCCCATAAGCGTTTAGCCTTAATGGTTTTATAGATACGACAGGCAACTAATCCTGCTTTATCTTGGATATAATCTGCTTTAATTGGCCAGTCACGCCAGGTGACTTGTTTGGCATTATCAAGTTCAATACCGTGAGTAATACGTTCTTTTTCAGTAATAGGAAATGCCAAAGGCCACTCTTCATCAGCTTCAACCGCTTGCATAAATTCTTCAGTAATTAATAACGATAGATTAAATTGACGTAGGCGACCGTCTTCGCGTTTAACGCGGATAAAATCAAGTACATCGGGGTGTGATATATCAAATGAACCCATTTGCGCGCCACGACGACCGCCAGCGGATGCTACGGTAAAGCACATTTTGTCATAAATATCCATAAAAGATAATGGTCCAGATGTATTTGCACCAGCACCTGCGACAAAGGCACCTTTTGGTCTAAGCGTTGAAAATTCATAACCAATACCGCAACCAGCTTTTAAGGTCAGCCCTGCTTCATGCACTTTATTTAAAATATCATCCATTGAGTCATCAATGGTGCCTGAGACTGTACAATTAATTGTTGAAGTTGCAGGTTTATGATCAAGTGCACCGGCATTGGATATAATTCTACCAGCTGGAATGGCACCATTACGTAATGCCCATAAGAACTCATGATAATATTTTTCTTTTAAGGATTTCGTTTTTTCAACATCAGCTAATGCTTTTGCAACGCGCTGATAGGTATAATCAATACTTTTATCAACTGCAGCGCCTGTAGCTGTTTTTAATCGGTATTTATTATCCCAAATATCAACAGATGCATCCTGTAGCTCAATATGATGTTTTTCAATGGTATTAAAGGCCTTAATCTCTGCCATTTCTTATCCCTTTATAAAATCGATGTGTAACTGATATAACGTTAGTGTTATTTTAGCAAATTTAAAGTGCAATCATGACTGAAAAAGTTAAATTTAATTTAACGCTTAATATTGACTTTATGACATTGTAGTTATCATTTTGATTTTTTTAGGATAATCTTTTGCAGTAACCTTTGATTAAAAAATAGAGAAATAATGACTAATTAGCTATTTATTTGTAACAGTATTTTTTTTGCTATTTATCTATATAAATCATTA comes from the bacterium SCSIO 12844 genome and includes:
- a CDS encoding NrdJb, whose translation is MSVPIKKKITSFSILKEDDNKAEAKKQSKKDKNLEHMSERVKRPEALAGETYKIKPPHAEHALYVTINDIILNKGTDHESRRPFEIFLSSKNMEHFQWTIALTLIISAVFRKGGDITFLVEELRSVFDPNGGYFKRGGKYVPSLVAEIADVIERHLKKIGILPDDELSDEQRLFIANKKEEVAQKHATNDSQSGFPPESQLCTKCSTKAMIMMDGCLTCLSCGYSKCG
- a CDS encoding adenosylcobalamin-dependent ribonucleoside-diphosphate reductase, which translates into the protein MAEIKAFNTIEKHHIELQDASVDIWDNKYRLKTATGAAVDKSIDYTYQRVAKALADVEKTKSLKEKYYHEFLWALRNGAIPAGRIISNAGALDHKPATSTINCTVSGTIDDSMDDILNKVHEAGLTLKAGCGIGYEFSTLRPKGAFVAGAGANTSGPLSFMDIYDKMCFTVASAGGRRGAQMGSFDISHPDVLDFIRVKREDGRLRQFNLSLLITEEFMQAVEADEEWPLAFPITEKERITHGIELDNAKQVTWRDWPIKADYIQDKAGLVACRIYKTIKAKRLWDMIMSSTYDYAEPGFILIDKVNEENNNWFCEKIRTTNPCGEQPLPPYGSCLLGSINLTRFVLNPFTDQAKFDWETYEKVVRIFTRMLDNVVEINGLPLDKQRHEITYKRRHGMGFLGLGSTVTMLQMQYGQKDSLAFTTDVAKRMAIVGWQEAVTLAKEKGMAPVMDDDFTITEEMLRLRPEMLRDGVKAGDVLKGRVLHAKYSRYMQRVGKEDPNVIKAICEHGARFSHHTSIAPTGTISLSLANNASNGIEPSFAHHYSRNVIREGKKSKEKVDVYSYELLAYRSLINPEAMPHSTDGHAKLPDYFISSDDVSPKAHVDIQAAAQKWIDSSISKTANVPTDFSYEEFKDIYLYAYKKGLKGCTTFRFNPEVFQGVLVKEADLENTTYRFTLEDGSIVEVKGNEHIEYDGETHTAANLYDALKEGYYGKF